A region from the Wansuia hejianensis genome encodes:
- the gltB gene encoding glutamate synthase large subunit, with protein sequence MTQLGRSAAEQQPALYRPEFEHDNCGIGAVVNIKGDKSHGTVENALKIVENLEHRAGKDAEGKTGDGVGILLQVSHKFFSRTCESLGFSLGGEREYGVGMFFFPQNELKRNQARKMFEIIVEKEGLELLGWRAVPTDPEVLGHKARECMPCIMQAFIRKPQELEKGLEFDRKLFVVRRVFEQSTGNTYVASLSSRTIVYKGMFLVGQLRTFFTDLQSPYYESAIAVVHSRFSTNTNPSWERAHPNRFIVHNGEINTIRGNADKMLAREETMISPSLQEDMDKILPVINAQGSDSAMLDNTLEFLVMSGMELPLAVMITIPEPWANNETISLEERDFYQYYATMMEPWDGPAAIVFSDGDQVGAVLDRNGLRPSRYYITDDGYLILSSEVGVLDISPEHIVKKERLHPGKMLLVDTLEGRLIGDSELKERYALKQPYGEWLDSNLVELAGLKIPNLKVEEYQPEERSRLQKAFGYTYEEYRSGIRNMALNGAEGIAAMGIDTPLPVLSKEHQPLFHYFKQLFAQVTNPPIDCIREEVVTSTSVYLGRDGNLLMEQPENCKVLKINNPILTNTDLLKIKNMKVEGFKAVVVPITYYKSTPLERAIERLFVEVDKAYRQGANILVLSDRGVDENHVPMPSLLAVSAVHQHLVKTKKRTALAIILESGEPREVHHFATLLGYGASAVNPYLALDTIHELIENEMLEKDYYAAVDDYTHAVLSGIVKIASKMGISTIQSYQGAQIFEAIGISGEVIDKYFTNTVSRVDGITLEDISRDVDERHSEAFDPLGLGSDLTLDSVGRHKSRSQGEEHRYNPETIHLLQESTRRGDYQMFKEYTSLVDQEDSGYLRSLMDFRYPEEGVPLEEVESVDSIVRRFKTGAMSYGSISQEAHETLAVAMNRIHGKSNTGEGGESDDRLASPERCSAIKQVASGRFGVTSKYLVSAKEIQIKMAQGAKPGEGGHLPAGKVYPWIARTRHSTPGVSLISPPPHHDIYSIEDLAQLIYDLKNSNVNARISVKLVSEAGVGTVAAGVAKAGAQVILISGYDGGTGAAPRSSIHNAGLPWELGLAETHQTLLMNGLRNRVMIETDGKLMSGRDVIFAALLGAEEYGFATAPLITMGCVMMRVCNLDTCPVGVATQNPELRKRFRGKPEYVVNFMRFIAEEMREYMSKLGFRTVDEMVGRSDLIRKKDHVSSEKAARINLDAILNNPYANTGSRVTFDPAAVYNFELEKTMDERILLKELLPAMDKREPKKISVRVSNTDRTLGTILGAEITRKFGDSALKDDTYVVECEGAGGQSFGAFIPKGLTLRLTGDSNDYLGKGLSGGKIIVKTPENSPLKADENVIVGNVAFYGATSGEAYINGVAGERFCVRNSGVRAVVEGVGEHGCEYMTGGRVVVLGKTEKNFAAGMSGGIAYVLDEKNDLYRNLNKEMIEIDKVENKYDRKELRDMIQKHVEATSSEKGREVLEHFEDYLPKFKKIIPNDYKRMMTLSAQLEEKGLSSEQAQIEAFYESLRK encoded by the coding sequence ATGACGCAGCTAGGACGAAGCGCTGCCGAACAGCAGCCCGCCCTGTACCGGCCCGAATTTGAGCATGACAATTGTGGAATCGGTGCAGTGGTGAACATCAAAGGTGACAAGTCCCACGGGACTGTAGAGAACGCCTTAAAAATTGTTGAGAATCTTGAACATAGAGCCGGCAAAGACGCCGAGGGAAAAACAGGGGATGGTGTTGGTATCCTATTACAGGTATCACACAAATTCTTTTCCAGAACCTGTGAATCCCTCGGTTTTTCTTTGGGCGGAGAGCGGGAGTATGGCGTGGGCATGTTTTTCTTCCCGCAGAATGAGCTGAAGCGCAACCAGGCCAGGAAGATGTTTGAAATTATCGTGGAGAAGGAAGGACTGGAGCTGCTGGGCTGGCGGGCTGTCCCAACCGATCCGGAGGTGCTGGGGCACAAGGCCAGAGAATGCATGCCCTGCATCATGCAGGCATTTATCCGGAAACCTCAGGAGCTGGAAAAGGGGCTGGAATTTGACCGAAAGCTCTTCGTGGTCCGAAGGGTTTTTGAGCAGAGCACCGGGAATACCTATGTGGCATCCTTGTCCAGCCGGACGATTGTATACAAGGGAATGTTTCTGGTTGGGCAGCTCCGGACCTTTTTTACAGACTTGCAGAGCCCGTATTATGAATCGGCAATCGCAGTGGTTCATTCCAGGTTCTCTACGAATACGAATCCCAGCTGGGAGCGGGCGCATCCGAACCGTTTCATCGTACATAACGGGGAGATCAATACGATCCGGGGCAACGCGGATAAAATGCTGGCCCGTGAGGAGACGATGATTTCACCGTCGCTCCAGGAGGATATGGATAAAATCCTTCCTGTGATCAATGCGCAGGGCTCTGATTCCGCCATGCTGGATAACACGCTGGAGTTCCTGGTAATGAGCGGCATGGAGCTGCCTCTGGCGGTAATGATTACAATTCCGGAGCCCTGGGCCAATAACGAGACGATTTCGCTGGAAGAGAGGGATTTTTACCAGTACTATGCCACGATGATGGAGCCATGGGACGGCCCGGCAGCCATCGTATTTTCTGATGGTGACCAGGTGGGAGCGGTTCTGGACCGGAACGGCCTGCGGCCCTCCAGATATTACATCACAGATGACGGATATCTGATCCTGTCCTCAGAAGTGGGCGTTCTGGATATCTCGCCGGAGCACATTGTGAAGAAGGAACGCCTGCACCCCGGAAAGATGCTGCTGGTGGACACCCTGGAGGGAAGGCTGATCGGAGACAGCGAGCTAAAGGAGCGCTATGCCCTGAAGCAGCCCTATGGGGAATGGCTGGACAGCAATCTGGTGGAGCTGGCCGGCCTGAAGATACCGAATCTGAAGGTGGAAGAATACCAGCCGGAGGAACGTTCCAGGCTTCAGAAGGCGTTTGGGTATACGTATGAGGAATACAGATCGGGCATCAGGAATATGGCGCTGAACGGAGCTGAAGGGATTGCGGCAATGGGAATTGATACCCCTCTTCCGGTCCTTTCCAAAGAACATCAGCCGTTGTTTCATTACTTTAAACAGCTTTTCGCCCAGGTGACCAATCCGCCGATTGACTGCATCCGGGAGGAGGTTGTCACCTCCACGTCCGTTTATTTGGGCAGAGACGGCAATCTTTTGATGGAACAGCCGGAAAATTGTAAGGTGCTGAAGATCAACAACCCGATCCTAACCAATACCGATCTGCTGAAGATCAAAAACATGAAGGTAGAAGGCTTTAAAGCAGTCGTTGTGCCGATTACCTACTACAAGAGCACACCGCTGGAGAGAGCGATTGAACGGCTGTTTGTGGAAGTGGATAAGGCCTACCGGCAGGGCGCCAATATCCTGGTGCTGTCCGACAGGGGAGTGGACGAAAACCACGTCCCGATGCCGTCGCTTCTGGCTGTATCAGCCGTGCACCAGCACCTGGTAAAGACGAAGAAGAGAACAGCGCTGGCAATTATCCTGGAATCAGGGGAACCGCGGGAGGTGCATCATTTCGCAACGCTGCTGGGCTATGGAGCCAGCGCCGTCAATCCTTATCTGGCGTTGGATACGATTCACGAGCTGATTGAAAATGAAATGCTGGAAAAAGATTACTATGCGGCTGTGGATGATTATACCCATGCGGTACTGAGCGGGATCGTCAAAATCGCTTCTAAGATGGGCATATCCACGATCCAGTCCTATCAGGGGGCGCAGATTTTTGAGGCCATCGGGATCTCCGGGGAGGTCATTGATAAATATTTTACCAATACTGTCAGCAGGGTGGACGGGATCACGCTGGAGGATATTTCCAGAGATGTGGATGAGCGCCATTCAGAGGCCTTCGATCCGCTGGGGCTGGGCAGCGACCTGACGCTGGACAGCGTAGGGCGTCACAAGAGCAGAAGCCAGGGAGAGGAGCACAGGTATAATCCGGAGACGATTCATCTGCTTCAGGAATCCACAAGAAGAGGCGATTATCAGATGTTTAAAGAATATACATCTCTGGTGGATCAGGAGGATTCCGGTTATCTCAGAAGCCTGATGGATTTCCGCTACCCGGAAGAAGGGGTTCCGCTGGAAGAAGTGGAAAGTGTGGATTCCATCGTGCGGCGATTCAAGACAGGCGCAATGTCCTATGGATCTATTTCTCAGGAAGCCCATGAGACTCTGGCTGTTGCCATGAACCGTATACACGGCAAATCTAATACGGGAGAGGGCGGCGAGAGTGATGACCGTCTGGCTTCACCTGAGCGATGTTCAGCCATTAAGCAGGTGGCTTCCGGAAGATTTGGCGTCACCAGTAAATATCTGGTCAGCGCAAAAGAGATACAGATTAAGATGGCTCAGGGAGCCAAGCCGGGAGAGGGCGGCCATCTTCCGGCGGGGAAGGTCTATCCCTGGATCGCCAGGACCAGGCATTCCACTCCGGGCGTATCATTGATTTCACCGCCGCCGCATCATGATATCTATTCCATAGAGGATCTGGCACAGCTGATCTACGACCTTAAGAATTCTAACGTAAACGCCCGCATCTCCGTAAAGCTTGTATCCGAGGCAGGAGTCGGGACAGTTGCCGCCGGCGTGGCCAAGGCCGGCGCGCAGGTCATTTTGATTTCAGGCTATGACGGAGGAACGGGAGCCGCCCCCAGAAGCTCTATTCACAACGCGGGGCTGCCCTGGGAGCTGGGGCTGGCAGAGACCCATCAGACACTTTTGATGAACGGGCTGAGGAACCGGGTGATGATTGAGACGGATGGCAAGCTGATGAGCGGCAGGGACGTGATTTTTGCAGCGCTGTTGGGAGCAGAGGAATACGGCTTTGCGACGGCGCCGCTGATCACCATGGGCTGCGTGATGATGCGTGTCTGCAATCTGGATACCTGTCCGGTGGGCGTGGCCACCCAGAATCCGGAGCTGCGGAAGAGATTCCGCGGGAAGCCGGAATATGTAGTGAACTTCATGCGGTTTATCGCGGAGGAAATGCGGGAATACATGTCAAAGCTGGGCTTCCGTACAGTGGATGAGATGGTGGGCCGTAGTGACCTGATCCGTAAAAAAGACCATGTTTCCAGTGAAAAGGCCGCTAGGATTAATCTGGATGCGATTTTGAATAACCCTTACGCGAATACAGGAAGCAGAGTCACGTTTGATCCGGCGGCAGTGTATAATTTCGAGCTGGAAAAGACTATGGATGAGAGAATTCTATTAAAGGAACTCCTTCCTGCCATGGATAAGCGGGAACCGAAGAAGATTTCCGTCAGGGTCAGCAATACGGACCGGACGCTGGGAACGATTCTGGGAGCAGAAATCACAAGAAAATTCGGTGACAGCGCGCTGAAGGACGACACCTATGTGGTGGAATGTGAGGGCGCCGGGGGCCAGAGCTTCGGCGCGTTCATTCCAAAGGGGCTGACGCTCAGGCTGACGGGAGATTCCAATGACTATCTCGGGAAAGGGCTTTCCGGGGGAAAGATTATCGTGAAAACGCCGGAGAATTCCCCTCTGAAAGCAGATGAAAATGTCATTGTCGGCAACGTGGCCTTCTATGGAGCCACCAGCGGCGAAGCCTACATCAACGGCGTGGCCGGAGAGAGGTTCTGCGTCCGGAATTCAGGAGTACGCGCGGTAGTGGAGGGAGTCGGCGAACACGGCTGTGAATATATGACCGGAGGGCGTGTGGTAGTCCTGGGGAAGACGGAAAAGAATTTTGCAGCCGGAATGAGCGGGGGAATTGCCTATGTTCTGGATGAAAAAAATGATCTTTACCGGAACCTGAATAAAGAAATGATTGAGATTGACAAGGTGGAAAATAAATATGACCGGAAAGAGCTGAGAGATATGATCCAGAAACATGTGGAAGCCACCAGTTCTGAAAAGGGACGGGAGGTTCTGGAACACTTTGAGGATTACCTCCCCAAATTCAAGAAAATCATACCGAACGATTACAAACGAATGATGACACTTTCAGCACAGCTGGAGGAAAAGGGATTGAGCAGCGAGCAGGCTCAGATTGAAGCTTTTTACGAGAGTTTGCGCAAGTAG
- a CDS encoding CTP synthase: protein MAVKYVFVTGGVVSGLGKGITAASLGRLLKARGYQVTMQKFDPYINIDPGTMNPIQHGEVFVTDDGTETDLDLGHYERFIDESLDKNSNVTTGKIYWSVLQKERHGDFGGGTVQVIPHITNEIKGRFYRGKSVDEDRIAIIEVGGTVGDIESQPFLESIRQFQHDVGHENAILIHVTLIPYIKASGELKTKPTQASVKELQGMGIQPDIIVCRSELPLSFELKDKIALFCNVPASHVLQNLDVEYLYEAPLAMEREHLAKVVLDCLHLPCPDPDLTDWTEMVDALRSANKDVTIGLVGKYISLHDAYLSVAEALKHGGIASRANVHIQWIDSETVTEENVAEILADVDGVLVPGGFGSRGIEGKIAAIRYARDHNIPFLGLCLGMQLAIVEYARHVVGYHDAHSIELNPDTLHPVIALMPDQNGVENIGGTLRLGAYPCVLKEGTKAFELYGQELIHERHRHRYEVNNDYRKALQENGMILSGLSPDGHIVEMIELPEHPFFVATQGHPEFKSRPNRPHPLFRGLVAAAIAHRNQKSNKQM from the coding sequence ATGGCAGTAAAGTACGTATTTGTAACTGGTGGAGTGGTATCTGGTCTGGGTAAGGGGATTACGGCTGCGTCGCTTGGCCGGCTGCTGAAAGCAAGGGGCTATCAGGTGACCATGCAGAAATTTGATCCGTACATCAATATTGATCCGGGAACAATGAACCCCATACAGCATGGAGAGGTGTTCGTGACAGATGACGGCACGGAGACGGATCTGGATCTGGGGCATTATGAACGGTTTATAGATGAGAGCCTGGATAAGAACTCCAATGTGACTACCGGAAAAATCTACTGGTCCGTTCTGCAGAAGGAACGGCATGGGGACTTCGGCGGGGGCACGGTACAGGTTATCCCTCATATTACGAATGAAATTAAAGGGCGCTTTTACAGGGGGAAAAGCGTGGATGAAGACCGGATTGCGATCATAGAGGTCGGCGGAACAGTCGGTGATATCGAAAGCCAGCCGTTTTTGGAATCTATCCGTCAGTTCCAGCATGATGTAGGGCATGAAAATGCGATTCTAATCCATGTAACGCTGATTCCCTATATCAAGGCCTCCGGGGAGCTGAAGACAAAGCCGACCCAGGCCAGTGTCAAGGAGCTTCAGGGTATGGGAATCCAGCCGGATATTATTGTATGCCGTTCCGAGCTGCCGCTGTCTTTTGAACTGAAGGATAAAATCGCGCTGTTCTGTAACGTGCCGGCGTCGCATGTGCTGCAGAATCTGGATGTGGAGTATCTGTATGAGGCGCCTCTGGCCATGGAGCGGGAACATCTGGCCAAAGTCGTCCTGGACTGTCTGCATCTGCCCTGTCCTGATCCGGATCTCACAGACTGGACCGAGATGGTAGATGCTCTCAGGAGCGCCAATAAGGATGTAACCATCGGACTGGTTGGAAAATATATTTCTCTGCACGACGCCTATCTGAGCGTGGCTGAGGCATTGAAGCATGGCGGTATTGCGAGCCGTGCCAACGTTCACATTCAATGGATTGATTCGGAGACAGTGACGGAGGAAAATGTGGCGGAGATCCTGGCGGATGTGGACGGAGTTCTGGTTCCCGGCGGATTTGGCAGCAGAGGGATTGAGGGGAAGATTGCGGCGATCAGATATGCGAGGGATCATAATATTCCGTTTCTGGGCCTGTGCCTGGGGATGCAGCTGGCGATCGTAGAATACGCAAGACATGTGGTGGGCTATCACGATGCCCACAGCATCGAGCTAAACCCTGACACGCTGCACCCGGTAATCGCTCTGATGCCGGACCAGAACGGCGTGGAGAATATAGGAGGCACACTGCGGCTGGGAGCTTATCCCTGCGTGCTGAAAGAAGGGACAAAAGCTTTTGAGCTGTATGGGCAGGAGCTGATTCATGAACGTCACAGGCATCGTTATGAGGTCAATAATGATTACAGAAAAGCACTTCAGGAAAATGGCATGATTCTTTCCGGACTCTCACCGGACGGCCATATCGTGGAGATGATTGAGCTGCCAGAGCATCCGTTTTTTGTGGCGACCCAGGGACATCCGGAATTCAAAAGCCGCCCGAATCGTCCACATCCTCTTTTCAGGGGACTGGTTGCGGCTGCAATTGCCCATCGGAACCAGAAATCTAATAAACAAATGTAA
- a CDS encoding glutamate synthase subunit beta, which translates to MGKPTGFLDYERQDSGCTPPLERIKDFHEFHTPLPKEKQKLQGARCMACGVPFCQAGRIIAGMASGCPLNNLCPEWNDLVYLGNWKQAYMRLAKTNCFPEFTSRVCPALCEAACTCNLNGDPVATKENERAIIENAWESGLIRPEPPKVRTGKSVAVVGSGPSGLAAAQMLNKRGHSVTVFERRDRIGGLLRYGIPNMKLEKKVIDRRIRLMEEEGVSFVTNADVGTGVEAQKLLKEFDRVLLCCGASNPRDIEAPGRELKGIHFAVEFLSSVTKSLLDSELQDKNYIDAKNKHVVVIGGGDTGNDCVGTAIRLGAGSVVQLEMMPKPPAERAGNNPWPEWPKVLKTDYGQEEAIALFGQDPRIYQTTVTEFIGNKKGELKKLKLIKLKPEKDPESGRMNMIPVEGSEKVIPADLVLIAAGFLGAQQYVTEAFGVAVNGRTNVNTKPGEYETSVPGVFTAGDMHRGQSLVVWAIREGREAAKAVDLSLMGYSNL; encoded by the coding sequence ATGGGAAAACCGACTGGATTTTTAGATTATGAACGCCAGGACAGCGGGTGTACGCCGCCCCTGGAACGTATTAAGGATTTCCATGAATTCCATACCCCCCTGCCGAAGGAAAAACAGAAGCTGCAGGGAGCGCGCTGTATGGCCTGCGGCGTGCCTTTCTGCCAGGCAGGGAGGATAATCGCCGGCATGGCCAGCGGATGCCCGCTGAATAACCTGTGCCCGGAATGGAACGATCTGGTATATCTGGGCAACTGGAAACAGGCCTATATGAGGCTGGCTAAGACTAATTGTTTCCCGGAGTTTACCTCGCGGGTTTGCCCGGCGCTCTGCGAGGCGGCCTGTACCTGCAATCTGAATGGAGATCCTGTAGCCACGAAGGAAAATGAAAGGGCTATCATAGAAAATGCCTGGGAGTCAGGGCTGATCAGGCCGGAGCCTCCGAAGGTCAGGACCGGCAAGAGCGTCGCCGTAGTGGGCAGCGGCCCGTCCGGCCTGGCGGCCGCCCAGATGCTGAATAAACGTGGGCATTCGGTAACAGTTTTTGAACGAAGAGACCGGATCGGCGGGCTCCTCCGCTATGGCATACCGAATATGAAGCTGGAAAAAAAGGTGATTGACCGGAGAATCCGTCTGATGGAGGAAGAAGGAGTCAGCTTTGTCACGAATGCGGACGTGGGGACAGGAGTGGAAGCGCAGAAGCTTTTGAAGGAGTTCGACCGGGTGCTGCTCTGCTGCGGCGCTTCCAATCCCAGAGATATTGAGGCGCCGGGCCGGGAGCTGAAGGGCATCCATTTTGCGGTGGAATTCCTGAGCTCTGTCACAAAAAGCCTGCTGGATTCTGAACTGCAGGATAAAAATTATATAGATGCGAAAAATAAGCATGTGGTGGTAATCGGCGGCGGCGACACCGGTAATGACTGCGTAGGCACTGCTATCCGCCTGGGAGCCGGATCTGTCGTGCAGCTGGAGATGATGCCGAAGCCTCCGGCAGAGCGGGCCGGAAACAATCCATGGCCAGAATGGCCGAAGGTATTGAAGACTGACTATGGCCAGGAGGAGGCCATCGCCCTGTTTGGCCAGGATCCCAGAATCTATCAGACAACAGTAACAGAATTCATCGGAAATAAAAAGGGTGAGCTGAAAAAGCTGAAGCTTATAAAGCTTAAGCCGGAAAAAGACCCGGAAAGCGGCAGGATGAATATGATTCCGGTGGAAGGGTCTGAGAAGGTGATCCCGGCCGATCTGGTGCTGATCGCCGCAGGCTTTCTCGGAGCGCAGCAGTACGTGACCGAAGCGTTCGGAGTAGCGGTAAACGGCCGTACCAACGTGAACACAAAACCAGGGGAATATGAGACATCTGTGCCGGGGGTGTTCACGGCAGGCGATATGCACCGGGGCCAGTCCCTGGTGGTATGGGCGATCCGTGAGGGACGGGAAGCAGCGAAAGCGGTGGATTTGTCTCTCATGGGGTATTCAAATCTGTAA
- the glnA gene encoding type I glutamate--ammonia ligase, translating into MAKYTKDAILQMAEEEDVEFIRLQFTDMFGTLKNIAVTSSQLEKALNNQCMFPGSSVEGFSDDETDLYLHPDLDSFVILPWRPQQGKVARLICDVHMADGTPYGGCTRSVLKNFLKKARKMGYYFYIGPECEFFLFQTDDNGMPTTNTLERAGYFDLGPIDMGENARRDMVLTLEDMGFEVESSYHEVAPGQHEIDFHWAKGVSAADSLMTFKFAVRTIAKRHGLHATFMPKPKTGVPGSGMHLNFALYDKEGNNVFYDENDPLKLSDKAYYFIGGLLAHIKGMSAVTNPLINSYKRLVPGYEAPVYEAWSTRVKSSLIRIPPARGSQTQIELRSPDPASNPYLALTICLAAGLDGIQKKLQPPKPVNKEVDKMTAEEKEQFHISALPSTLGEAIAELEKDGFVRKVLGEEFVQRYLEAKKAEWKEYMPQVTDWEVDKYLYRI; encoded by the coding sequence ATGGCAAAATATACGAAGGACGCAATTCTGCAGATGGCTGAAGAAGAGGACGTTGAATTTATCCGGCTGCAGTTTACGGATATGTTTGGAACCTTGAAGAACATTGCGGTCACCTCCAGCCAGCTGGAAAAAGCGCTGAATAATCAGTGCATGTTTCCCGGTTCGTCCGTTGAGGGTTTTTCCGATGATGAGACAGACCTGTACCTGCATCCCGACCTGGACAGCTTCGTGATCCTGCCCTGGCGTCCCCAGCAGGGAAAGGTTGCCAGGCTGATCTGTGACGTCCACATGGCGGACGGCACTCCTTACGGCGGCTGTACCCGGAGCGTTCTGAAAAATTTCCTGAAAAAGGCGAGAAAAATGGGCTATTATTTTTACATAGGCCCTGAATGTGAATTTTTTCTGTTCCAGACGGATGATAACGGCATGCCGACCACAAATACCCTGGAACGGGCGGGGTATTTCGACCTGGGTCCCATCGATATGGGCGAAAATGCCAGAAGGGATATGGTGCTGACATTGGAGGACATGGGTTTTGAGGTGGAATCCTCTTACCATGAAGTGGCTCCCGGCCAGCATGAGATAGATTTCCACTGGGCAAAGGGGGTATCGGCGGCCGACAGCCTGATGACCTTTAAATTCGCGGTGCGGACCATCGCAAAACGGCACGGCCTCCACGCTACATTCATGCCTAAGCCGAAGACAGGGGTCCCTGGTTCTGGCATGCATCTGAATTTTGCCCTCTATGATAAGGAAGGAAATAACGTTTTTTATGATGAAAATGACCCGTTAAAGCTTTCTGATAAAGCATATTATTTTATCGGCGGTCTGCTGGCCCACATCAAGGGGATGAGCGCTGTCACCAACCCGCTGATTAATTCCTATAAGCGGCTGGTCCCCGGATATGAGGCGCCGGTTTATGAGGCCTGGTCCACACGGGTTAAAAGCTCTCTGATCCGAATACCTCCGGCGAGAGGCAGCCAGACACAGATCGAGCTGCGCTCTCCAGATCCGGCTTCCAATCCCTATCTGGCGCTGACCATCTGCCTGGCCGCGGGACTTGACGGGATTCAGAAGAAGCTTCAGCCGCCCAAACCCGTGAATAAAGAAGTGGACAAAATGACAGCGGAAGAAAAGGAGCAATTCCATATATCTGCACTGCCTTCTACACTGGGAGAAGCGATAGCAGAACTGGAAAAGGATGGATTCGTCCGAAAGGTTCTGGGAGAGGAGTTCGTACAACGGTATCTGGAGGCCAAGAAGGCTGAATGGAAAGAATATATGCCTCAGGTAACCGATTGGGAAGTTGACAAGTATCTGTACCGTATCTGA
- the purF gene encoding amidophosphoribosyltransferase → MTTLYNSGLREECGVFGIYDLDGNDVSTTIYYGLEALQHRGQESCGIAVSDTQGPKGRVHSCKGLGLVNEVFKESKLQELKGNIGIGHVRYSTSGSTSIDNAQPLVLNYIKGSLALAHNGNLINAMELREQMEYGGAIFHTSIDSEIIAYCIARERVRSKTVEEAVLEASKKIKGAYGLVVMSPRKLVGVRDPYGLKPLCIGRRGNSFIITSESCAISSIGAQFIRDVEPGEIVTITKDGEIHSQFLPEKPQHAHCIFEYIYFARLDSCLDKVSVYESRIRAGAALAETYPVEADLVVGVPDSGLTAAKGYSEASGIPFGLAFHKNSYIGRTFIKPSQKERESSVKIKLSVLDSVVRGKRIVLVDDSIVRGTTIANIIKMMKNAGATEVHVRISSPPFLYPCYFGTDVPSNKQLIASSHSPQEICQLIGADSLGYMPIGELQKMVGNLPVCKACFNNQYPMDVPDHEIRNLLEI, encoded by the coding sequence ATGACCACATTGTATAACAGCGGCCTCCGTGAGGAATGCGGGGTCTTTGGCATTTATGATTTAGACGGAAATGACGTCAGCACCACTATTTATTATGGCCTTGAAGCTTTACAGCACCGGGGCCAGGAGTCCTGCGGCATCGCCGTTTCCGATACTCAGGGGCCGAAAGGCAGAGTGCACTCCTGCAAAGGTCTTGGCCTGGTCAATGAGGTTTTTAAGGAATCAAAGCTGCAGGAGCTGAAGGGCAATATCGGCATCGGCCATGTCAGGTATTCCACCTCAGGCTCAACCAGTATCGACAATGCCCAGCCACTGGTGCTCAACTATATTAAGGGATCGCTGGCTCTGGCCCACAACGGCAACCTGATCAATGCCATGGAGCTGAGAGAGCAGATGGAATATGGCGGCGCCATCTTCCACACCTCTATCGATTCTGAAATCATCGCCTATTGCATCGCCAGAGAACGTGTACGTTCTAAGACGGTAGAAGAGGCTGTACTCGAAGCATCCAAAAAGATCAAAGGAGCCTATGGCCTCGTAGTCATGAGCCCCCGTAAGCTTGTAGGCGTCAGGGACCCCTACGGCCTGAAGCCCCTCTGCATCGGCAGACGCGGCAATTCCTTTATCATAACTTCTGAAAGCTGCGCCATCTCTTCCATCGGAGCTCAGTTCATCCGCGATGTGGAACCCGGTGAGATTGTCACAATCACGAAAGATGGCGAAATCCATTCCCAGTTTCTCCCTGAAAAACCACAACACGCTCACTGCATATTTGAATACATCTATTTTGCCCGGCTGGACAGCTGTCTGGATAAGGTCAGCGTCTATGAATCCCGTATCCGCGCCGGCGCCGCCCTGGCTGAAACCTATCCTGTGGAAGCAGATCTGGTAGTCGGTGTCCCTGACTCAGGCCTCACCGCCGCCAAAGGGTATTCAGAAGCTTCCGGAATCCCTTTTGGACTGGCCTTTCATAAAAACAGCTACATCGGAAGGACCTTTATCAAACCCAGCCAGAAAGAACGGGAATCCAGCGTAAAGATCAAGCTCAGCGTCCTGGATTCAGTCGTCAGGGGCAAACGGATTGTTCTCGTAGATGACTCTATCGTCCGGGGTACGACGATCGCCAATATCATTAAAATGATGAAAAACGCCGGCGCAACAGAAGTACACGTAAGGATCAGCTCTCCTCCCTTCCTGTATCCCTGCTACTTTGGAACAGACGTGCCCTCCAACAAGCAGCTGATCGCCTCCTCTCATTCTCCGCAAGAAATTTGCCAATTGATCGGAGCAGATTCACTGGGTTATATGCCTATCGGAGAGCTACAGAAAATGGTGGGGAACCTGCCTGTCTGTAAGGCCTGCTTTAACAATCAGTATCCCATGGATGTGCCCGATCACGAGATCCGTAACCTTCTGGAAATCTGA
- a CDS encoding ANTAR domain-containing response regulator, giving the protein MSSLVVVFPKPEDAKRIRDVCVRHGFDVDAVCTTAAGALSEMNNLDGGIVICGYRLSDMFFTELRECMPAGFEMLLIASNRVLSSVEGSGIMAVSMPLSAFELVNTLSMMQRKAVRRRRRENPRPKARSREEQEIIDNAKALLMERNHMTESEAHRYIQKCSMDNGTNLVETAQMVLTLMSC; this is encoded by the coding sequence ATGAGCAGCTTGGTTGTAGTATTTCCCAAACCGGAAGATGCGAAGCGGATCAGGGACGTATGCGTCCGGCACGGGTTCGATGTGGACGCAGTCTGCACCACCGCAGCGGGGGCCCTGTCTGAAATGAATAACCTTGACGGTGGAATCGTAATCTGTGGGTACAGACTTTCCGACATGTTTTTTACAGAGCTGAGAGAATGTATGCCGGCAGGCTTCGAGATGCTGCTGATTGCTTCCAACCGTGTCCTGAGTTCTGTGGAGGGTTCCGGCATCATGGCTGTGTCCATGCCGCTGTCCGCTTTTGAACTGGTGAATACGCTGTCGATGATGCAGCGGAAGGCAGTCCGGCGCAGAAGGAGGGAGAATCCCAGGCCGAAGGCGAGATCCAGGGAAGAGCAGGAGATTATAGACAACGCCAAAGCTCTCCTGATGGAAAGAAATCACATGACAGAATCCGAAGCGCACCGTTATATACAAAAATGCAGCATGGACAACGGGACGAACCTTGTGGAAACTGCCCAGATGGTTTTGACCCTGATGTCCTGTTGA